aaatgcttCAACCAGTTCATGCTCAAGAAATTGTTGTGCATCACTCATCAAGAATGACCTTTCGGTTTCCACCCTATAGAAGTTCTTCCAATGTGTTAATCTTGATATACCTTGTAATTTGTAAAGGGAATTTTACTGGCATTTGCAGCAATTGAGGATGCACTATTGAATCTATGTAAGTGAACAGATATTACCTGGATTTCATCAAATAACATAGTTAGTAAAAAATTGGTTGTCAAACAAGCATAAGATGGGATTGTCCACATTTTATAGTGTGGACAGTGAAAAATATCCAAGCAGATTAAACActtctatttattttctttgctttACAGTTCTGCTATTTGCAGGAGAATAAAACGATGCCAAGGTGTTCAAGGCTGTCAATATTTAAAATTAAGCACAAGTCTGGTGATTCTATTATTACCGGTCATTAAAAAATCTTCCTTGCCGTGTTTCCATATTCTGTGTATAGCAAATGGAACATGCACTCAGATTGTATTATCCTTGATCGACAAGTAAACATTATCGAGTTGACAAGCTGTAAATGATGCTCATACGATACTCCTTACACCACAAGTATGTTCTgctgctctctctttttttctcgaCATATAGGTTCAAATATCTAGGGAAAAGGAATAAGTAGTAGTTTATAAATTTCGTAAGAGCTTGTTTCGTGTGCCATAGTTATCCAATTAGGGGATAAGATCTCTAAATAAGGGATTAGATCCAGGCAGTTAGGCAagataagattttttttaggagcCAAGTTATCCATTGACCTATATAAGAGAGGACATGTGCTCTGTTCTAATCAAGCAATTAATCAAAATAGTCTTTTACTATTTGGGTAGTTTAGTCCTGAAAAGTTATTTCCGAAGGATAGGAAGTTGTACTACTTGTACTCAGTACCCAAGGTTTAGCCATGCTTTAGATTGTTTGGGACTGCATTTGTTCGTCATAATGTCTCTCTGTAGTCCCTTTATCCTCTAACCTTTAGGTGTAGTTATTCTCATGTGTCTCACCACTAGAACTCAATATTATTTATCGTTTGACATTAAAGAATGTCACCTTGCCATGTTCTAATCACAGAAGAGAAACTTCTCGTACAATGATCAGACAAATTATCTTGCGATTACCAAGGTGGAGTTTCCAAAGACCATCTTCAAGAGAGATAGAACTTCTATGTACAAAGTGTTAGGATTAGTTATTTGTCTGGCATGCAAGTTGGTGTCACAAATTTAGTTGCAGCATACACTCAAGTGCAAGACACACATGATTGCAAGAATGTCAATCAGCACTACAGAATGCAATTCCATGCTTGCAATCTGCCAACAAAATTATGTACATGTCAATCAGCAGCAGAGACCATCTTGAAGTACCTTTCTAGCATCATATCCTTGGATAAGTCGGTGAAGTAACCCTTGTCAACCTCAAGTCCTTGCTCTGCTGCAATCTGCTCCACCAGCCACTGAACCTGCTCAGCACCGACATGATCTGGATCCAACAAGCATGCAATCTCCGTGCAATTGTCGCCATGGAATAGGGCGAGTGCTTGCACTGTCGGGAACCCTCCACTCCGCCCGGTCACCCTTCGAGTGATCCTCCTCACTGTTGGGACATCCTTACAAAGGATTGGTACATTATAGCTCTCAACAAAAGGTTTTGCTCCGACCATTGTGGCACCTCTTTCACGAGGAACTTGAGTTGGGCCCTCATCTGGCTTCATTGGCAGAGTATCAGGGAGCACCTGACCTGCCCACTTGATGCCCTTGTGATTTGGTCGGTAGTAACCGAGCTCACGTCGTATGGCACTAACACTCTTGCCGGTGGGGTGTGCTGCCGCATACAGAAACACCGGGACTGCATTCAAAAGGGGGAGGGGAGACGATCAAATTATCTGTACAGCATAGCATCTCATCTGTTATTTATGGAAAAGCTTGTCAAATTTAACACACCTTGTAAGCCATTGCCAATGTCAGACGCCAACAGCTTAGCCAGCTGAGCAGCATCCTCCATTGTGGCTGCTTGACTCAAGGGGTGGAACGACATGTCATCAACGACGCCGATCCTAGGATGAGTTCCGCAGTGCACTTCAAGGTTTATGTTTGAAAATGCAGCCTCAATCATTGCCAACAATACCTTCCTGATTGGGCTAAATATAACTTCACCAGTTGAGCTATTGCTGATAATATAGGAGACAAGTGTGTAGCGGACGCGGTTGTAGTACTCATCCTCGAACTTGCTGAGCAAAACTACCTCAGGGTCTTTTTGGCCTATGCGACTGATTGCATCAACAACCATCGCATTTTGGCTTTCAGAAATGTAGAGCTTGCAGCAGATAACCTTTGAGTGCATCATGCTGAGCTTTGCCTTTACCTTTGCCTTTGGAGCAGATGAACAAAATAGCAATTCAGGTGAGGACAGATTGTAATTTGCAAGGGTTTTTCCCTTCTAAATGGTACTGTACCGTTTAATTCCAAGTGACAGGTAAAGGTAACTGAATGCATAATTGATCCAGAGACAGCAGAAATCATCTAAGCTTTCACATTTTTGTTAAGAAACAAATACTGTATTTACAGAGTGAAGTTCGTCCAGTATATCTGATAGAATTTATACTCCTTAATTGCAGACTTGGAGAACCGTAGATTAACAAAGGTATTTAAAGTGCCACAACTGGTGGTTCCTTAGAAGACATGAAGAAGAACAAATCTCCATGAGATTGTCTGCAGATTTTCTTTTGGTGTGAGTGTGACGCACAGAAATTAGAAAGTCATGACTGAAATCTCTCTGTTCTAACCCTCAATCATCTAAATCTTTGTTGAAATCGTCAGGTACTGGGGGCGACTGCTGGGTATGAGAACATACCTGATCGGTGTGCTTGTTCTCCATGATTTCTTcagctccctctccctctccctccccccctctctctctatctctctcacTTTGGCCCTCTCGCTCCTCTATAATGTGCAGTGCTAGAGCAATGCCTTCTTATGGCTCACCGAAGTTGCTTGCAAGAAACCCTTTTGTTCCCTTCTTGTTCGTTTCCGAGTAAGCCCACAATGGAAGGGTACAGCCTGTGCTCTTTCAGCTTTATGACTCAGCAGTCCCCTACATAGTTATCGTTGGTTCCACAGCAGCATGCCACCGCCCACTGGAAACATTATTCTGAAGCACACGGTAATATGTTATTGCCTCTTAAGCTGCATCACCGATTGAATCGCTTAGTTCATTATTTCTAAGTGTGGTCTCTTACTCTAGCCTAATCCTTATTTCATTACTTTGGGATAACGAAATCTTGTCTGTTACCCCTCCTCTCGTGGCCAGTACAATATCATTGTCCACCTTGAAGCACACGGTTTCGTCAAAAACCATTTCTAGAAGGGACGCGATGATTGCTCTCTGTCCATCTCAGAATTGCCAAAATGAAATGTCCTGTAAGGATCAGCTTGTGACGTTTATGTCGATTTTTGCTGATTTTATGCATCAGCTAATTAATTCCCTGGAGACGTGTAACCGAGACTACTCGGATCTGAGTGTGCCTGCATTATGCTAAGATTAGAGATCAGGCCCTCTATAATTGATGAATAGCTTCACTGATACTCGAATTCCTTTTCTCTTGCAGGCTGCATACCAAATTGGCATAGCTTTTGCTTCCGTTTCTCCCTTACAAATGCCACAAATTGTTCCAAAGACCTGACTTTCTAAGTTGCTTTAAGCAAAAGCTTGCCAAATGTTGTTTCTGACGGCAGCGAGAGAGAAACGGGCTTTGCCAAAGGGGCCTTCGTCTGGGAGGCTGAGCGCGTCTCATGACTCATGAGAGGACAAACCGAGATTGATCCTGTGGATAAAGAAAGCAAAACGTGTGATGGAGAACGGGACAAAATTCTGACCTGTATCGATTGTCGCGCTGCACAGGCTACTGTATCATCCGTTCGGTGCCCTATGGATAGGACTAACATTTTTCTCAGCTAGTGGCTGTGCTGGTGTACGTGCCGATCACGTGGGTGCTAGGAAAGCATTGTGATCTGGAAATGAGCGGTCGTTTTCCACGTTGAGATGGTACCATGCACCACTGTGAACTGTAGCAGTAGGTGCCAGAGCCTGTTCACTTTTGTTTTGGTGAATTGGGCATGGCCGATTGGACGAATGTAGCTTGAAACGTGTGAACTGACATGACGTAGGTTCACTTACTCAGTGAGATTGGTGTggccaaagaaaaagaaaaatcagaaaGATCAGGCACTTCACttctaaaaagaaaagtcACTTCACTTGGCGGCGCTTGCAgcgtcggcgaggtgcggcttCTGCGGCGAGGTGCGGCTTCGGTGGtgaggacggcgaggtgccTGCAGCTGGTGGCGTGGTGGCTCGCGGGTTCGTGGGGGAGGTCCCCATCCCCGCTGCGCTGCAGATCCGGCGATGGCGAGGTGGTTCCGGCGGCTCGCGGCGGTGCGGGCACCGGGCCCAGGTGGggcggccgctgctggtggCTCGACACGGCGTCGGTGGCCGGGTGTTGCTCCCTGACGGCGAGGCAGGACCCCCCGGCGATGCTGCGGCCTCTTTGTGTGGTGTCGTGGTGGCGCAGCTTCTAGGCTACGGTTGTCGTCTAGGTGGGGCTCCCTGTTCGGGGTGGACAGCACACATGGCCTGCGATGAGTGGAGGTGCGGTGGACCGGTTGGATCTGGCCGGGGGTGAGCTCGAGCTGTGCTGGGCGAAAGCCATGGCTCCGATGTCGCCGGAGCCAGCGACGCCCATGGGATGGGCGCCGTTaccttcttgaaggcgtcgtTTTGGTGCTGCTCTACTCCCCTCGACCAGACCCCATGCTTCGGGGAAACCGTAGATCCGGGTCCTCTCGGATCGGGCGATGTTGATGCCTGGCATCGTTTCCCTCTTGGGGGCACCGCTTTTGGAGCGGGAACCGGCTGGAGGGACCTGTGGCTTGGTGTCGAGGTGGTGGCTGCCCGGATGTCCGTTGGCAACTTCAGTGGCAGCAACGATGGTGCGGGGCAAAGGTTGGGCTGCGGCGTTGGTTCTGTTAGTCGGTCTTTCCGACGTGTCCGTTGGCTTTCCAGAATTGGTTGCTTCGTTGTTGGggagtcggagtcgccagctcagGGAGTGAtgcgtgatgacgatgacttggTGGGAGCTTGTCCGATTTCTGGAGTTCTTCGGCGCAGGCGTTGCATATTGCCCCTCTGAAGCTCGCCATCAGAATCGGCGTCTTTTGTTCGCTTGCGAGGATGGCCGATTGTTTGGCATGGGCCGATACGAGCTTGCGTGCCTTTGGAGGCGGTGTCCCCTTTCTTGGAAGCTGGTGGGGGAAGTCAGAGTCGCCAGCTCAAGAGAAGTGTtttgtgtgatgacgatgacttctGCGTGCAACCTCGACGGCAATCTTCCTTCGGTAGCGTGCGTTGAGTGAGTGTGGGTGGCCAGGTCGGTCAGTGTGGTCCATAGTGCGGTCATGTTCCATGACGGCATTGTGGATGTTGTTACGGTTTTTGTCCGGTTTTCCGTTAATTAACTAGGCAATTCTATTTGTTCCTAATGAATTGATCGAGTCCTTCGGACTCCGGTTCGAAAAACAAAAGTTTAACTCCCTTTTGCCCTTGACAGTCTGATTGATGCTTTTTTCCTTGTGTTTATACAAGATTATTACGACTTCAGCGCTGTTTCCCTTGATACCTAGGCAAGTTGATGCCTCTTCCTTGTGTTTTATTCAAGATTATTAAGACTTCAACGCGGTTTCCCTTGATACCTGGGCATGTTGATGCTGACTTAAGCTGATTGTATCGGGAAGTATCGAGCTGCACGGTGGTGTTCTGTGTGGTTTTTCAAGGGAGTGGTCTTTGTCCGAAAAACTAAGAACCCCGTTCACTGGTAGCGGTGGATGTTGAATTTTGTTATCAGGAGTACCAGCTCGATACTTGCACGTACACTGTCAACGGGCACATAAAAAATACAATCGGCATGGAAAACAAATATAAAGGATGGCTTAATTATGAAAAGTCAGATAATATGACCAAAGCATTGCCGGATAGACCCTGcactagcaaaaaaaaacccaccGGCAAGCAGATATGTGTCTCTCAGACACCAAGAGAACAAGAGCACTCCTCGCCAACACGGCATGCCCCCGTCTCTCGAAATCACGACAACATGAACTAGTCTTGTAACCCACAAGCCAATCAACACCTCCAATAGTGGTAAAGCTAATCCCTAGGTTTCAAGATGGGCCCACGGGTTGGCACCCGGGCCCGCACTCCTTGGTCTCGGGATACCCTGATATTTTCAGGGCCGACAGATGCATTGACCCTATAGATCCACCCAGGACTATAGATGGATGATGGATGGTTTGGGATCTCTAAGTTCTAAGCACACAGTAAATGCGAAAGAAATTTCTTAGCACTAATGCATGGCATCAAAAAGGCTCAATGCTAAGCTAAATTTCTTTTAGTTGACAGTAAATGAAAGGAGATCAAACCAATAGAAAAGGTTATTATTTTCAATCGATTTTCAATAATTCTATCTTAACCGATGTGTGCTTGTCCAATAGTGGTCTTATGTCTGTTTGTATTGACTTCAAAATGGTCATTTAAATTTCAAACTCAAATTAACATGCTAAGGAACAGAAAGAGATATTCAACGGTGAGTTTATAACAAATCAATATTCAATTATGCTACAGAGAAGTCGActaatttttagttaaaaaaaagtcgATGTGTTGACAACTAGATCTTAATCGAACCGCAATGCGTGAGAGATGAGAAAATGGAAATGATGTACAAATCTTAATGGATTAACAATTCTAGTACTTCGACCGAGATTTaaggcattttttttaaatcaatcgactgagaaatagctAATAATATTTATATAGCATTTCAATTTCTTTATTGTTACCACTAAAAAGTTAAGAAATGTTTTCTAAAAACAATCTGGTTGCTTTTCTAACTTTAGTTTATTCCTTTCCTCGTTTGTTCCGTCTATTTCATAGGGCACATCTTATTTCAGCTCACAGAAATTCATCGAACTTGATTAGAACTACTGTACGATTGACATATTTCAAAATTAGATCAAAATAGCTGTGCTCCTTGCGTCGCGTTAGACAATGTAAACAACTTTAGACGGTTGAAAAGCCGTCCAGAAAGCCATTTGGAAGTTGCACAACCTCAGACCACAAGATCGTGCAGATTCAAAAAGAGTAGatgacaaaacaaaattggCAACAGACCAATTCATAAAGCGAGGCAAAGTATAAGATTTGCAGCTTAGGTTCCACTGCGGTAAGATTATTCATGGTGGCTGAGTAGCGCAGCTCCTCAGAAACTCACATCTCAGTTGCCACAATTTATCGTCAACAACAAACTTGAAGCACTTTTTGTTCCATACAGTAGCATCGCCCACAGTATATGAAATGAAGTTCCGGTGCGGCCTAATGTGCCTGCGCTGGCGCCACCTGTAGTAGCATATTAGATTGAGTAAGGTGAAATTTTCAGGTGACACGCACGCAAATATAGCAAGCAAAGAAGCAATCTGGTTGTTACACATGACCGTGCATTTGATAATAAAAAATCTCATGGACTGTAGCATGAGGGCATAAACCTTTTCAAAGAAGAGTGCACGCAAGCTAATAAAATGTCTTCAATTGCTTGGCAGCGAATGCAGAATTGCAGATGTTATACAAAATGAATAAGCATCATTTTTTTAAGTCATAGGTGGCTGCAAGGTAATCCATTGATCTCACCTGGATATTTCCGAAAACCTGTGTTCCCCACTTATCTAGTTTTAGATAAAGATAGTACCAGGGCCTCAGTAAAGTCTTAACTATTTCTTGATTTTTACATGTGAATAGAATCAGCAACTATAGTAAAAAAACAACCATCAAGGTGAATGTTATGTGGAACGTTGTGAACGTGGATCAGGGCTCTTGGCCAGCAAGCAACAACAAAGGTGTTCACGTCAAGGCAGGCATTGGGTAGAGACATGATCATTAGGAAATTGTGTTATATGCCAAGAATTCGTTTAAGTTTGGAAGAGCTTAGTCCAAACAGGAaagatgtttttttgttgttaaAATTTCGCAAGTTCGGAATCAATACTTCAGCTAAGCCACAAAGCCTTGTTCCATGACAAGGAATAGGCCCTGAAGTCGTTAGATGAGGGCAGATGCCCTATCCTTGTTCTTCGGTCCCTTGCCCCGCAAAAATCCGTAACATTTGGCATCACTAGCAACAAAGACCACCTTCCAATAACAACTCTATCAGCCCCAACACAATGGATGatttagggtgtgtttggttggtgagtGAAGAAGGGTGGGTTGGCCCCAACCGGATTTTTGGGGCCAACCAATTTTCATGTTTGGTCAGGGGGGTGGTTCAGTAAAAAAatggtcgtcttcctcgcgaCGCCTCCCATGGCCGCCCATCTCTCCATCGTGAAGACCACCTCCGGCTGCACATCTTCAGTAAAAAAGCTCGAGGCGACGCAGGAGATAGGAGCAGAACTTGCCGGACCGAATCCGCCGCGAAAGCTTGAGGCCGCAGCCGCTCTAGCCTCTcgaggccgccgcgctcgAGGCCACCACCGCTCTAGCCTCTCAAGAcggccgaggccgccgccgttcgAGGCACCATGGACCT
This is a stretch of genomic DNA from Brachypodium distachyon strain Bd21 chromosome 1, Brachypodium_distachyon_v3.0, whole genome shotgun sequence. It encodes these proteins:
- the LOC100821574 gene encoding formimidoyltransferase-cyclodeaminase, which encodes MENKHTDQAKVKAKLSMMHSKVICCKLYISESQNAMVVDAISRIGQKDPEVVLLSKFEDEYYNRVRYTLVSYIISNSSTGEVIFSPIRKVLLAMIEAAFSNINLEVHCGTHPRIGVVDDMSFHPLSQAATMEDAAQLAKLLASDIGNGLQVPVFLYAAAHPTGKSVSAIRRELGYYRPNHKGIKWAGQVLPDTLPMKPDEGPTQVPRERGATMVGAKPFVESYNVPILCKDVPTVRRITRRVTGRSGGFPTVQALALFHGDNCTEIACLLDPDHVGAEQVQWLVEQIAAEQGLEVDKGYFTDLSKDMMLERYFKMVSAAD